A DNA window from Thiobacillus denitrificans ATCC 25259 contains the following coding sequences:
- the ppsA gene encoding phosphoenolpyruvate synthase, which translates to MSRDYIVPLDALSMADVPRVGGKNASLGEMISRLADAGVKVPGGFATTAQAFWDFLDHNGLRARIGAVLDALDVTDVTALAAAGAEIRAAVEGGRLPPALESGLREAYAALGDDVSVAVRSSATAEDLPDASFAGQQETYLHVRGAEALLAHLKKVFASLYNDRAIAYRVHHGFAHADVALSAGVQRMVRADTGCSGVLFTLDTESGFRDVVFITAAYGLGETVVQGAVNPDEFYVHKPTLALGFPALVRRERGEKAIRMVWRDGKTVIEDTPPELRQRFALSDAEVLELARQAVQIERHYGRPMDVEWAKDGVSGELFIVQARPETVKARAAAGGERYVLGGTGEVRVSGRAIGQKIGAGPVRVIATPAEMNRVQRGDVLVTDMTDPDWEPVMKRAAAIVTNRGGRTCHAAIVARELGIPAVVGAGDATTVLRDDEAVTVSCAEGDTGFVYAGRLPFEVETLASESLPTPPVKLMMNVGNPERAFEFAQIPNHGVGLARLEFIIARMIGVHPLALLDHAGQPQGVRDEIAARAAGYADPVAFYVDKLAEGIATLAAAFWPQPVIVRLSDFKSNEYANLVGGERYEPKEENPMLGLRGAARYVSTLFRPAFELECRALKKVRETLGLGNVEVMIPFVRTVEECAAVVALLAANGLRRGEHGLRLIMMCEIPSNVLLADDFLRHVDGFSIGSNDLTQLTLGIDRDSGLVAEGFDERNPAVRKLLAEGIAACRRNGKYIGICGQGPSDHPDLAQWLVEQGIGSISLNPDTVVATWKRLAHG; encoded by the coding sequence ATGTCTCGTGACTATATTGTGCCGCTGGATGCGCTGTCGATGGCGGACGTGCCGCGCGTCGGCGGCAAGAACGCGTCGCTCGGGGAAATGATTTCGCGGCTCGCCGATGCCGGGGTCAAGGTGCCGGGCGGCTTCGCGACGACCGCGCAGGCATTCTGGGACTTCCTGGATCACAACGGCCTGCGCGCACGGATCGGCGCCGTTCTGGACGCGCTCGACGTCACGGACGTAACGGCGCTCGCCGCCGCCGGCGCCGAAATCCGCGCTGCGGTCGAAGGCGGGCGTCTGCCGCCGGCGCTGGAAAGCGGGTTGCGCGAGGCCTACGCGGCGCTCGGCGACGACGTATCGGTCGCGGTGCGTTCGTCGGCCACTGCCGAAGACCTGCCCGACGCGTCCTTCGCCGGGCAGCAGGAGACCTATCTGCACGTCCGCGGCGCCGAGGCCCTGCTCGCGCACCTGAAGAAGGTCTTCGCCTCGCTCTACAACGACCGCGCGATCGCCTACCGTGTCCATCACGGCTTTGCGCACGCCGACGTCGCGCTCTCCGCCGGTGTGCAGCGCATGGTGCGCGCGGACACCGGCTGTTCGGGCGTGCTGTTTACGCTCGATACCGAATCGGGCTTCCGCGACGTCGTCTTCATCACGGCGGCCTACGGTCTCGGCGAAACCGTTGTGCAGGGCGCGGTCAACCCCGACGAGTTCTACGTCCACAAGCCGACGCTGGCGCTTGGTTTTCCGGCGCTCGTGCGGCGCGAGCGCGGCGAGAAGGCGATCCGCATGGTCTGGCGCGACGGCAAGACGGTGATCGAGGACACACCGCCCGAACTTCGGCAACGGTTCGCGCTGAGCGACGCCGAGGTGCTGGAACTCGCGCGCCAGGCCGTGCAGATCGAGCGCCACTACGGGCGGCCGATGGACGTCGAGTGGGCCAAGGACGGCGTGAGCGGCGAGTTGTTCATCGTCCAGGCGCGTCCCGAGACGGTCAAGGCGCGCGCCGCCGCCGGCGGCGAGCGCTACGTGCTCGGAGGGACCGGCGAGGTGCGCGTCAGTGGCCGCGCGATCGGTCAGAAGATCGGTGCGGGGCCGGTGCGGGTCATCGCGACCCCGGCCGAGATGAACCGCGTGCAGCGCGGCGACGTGCTCGTGACCGACATGACCGACCCCGACTGGGAACCGGTCATGAAGCGCGCCGCGGCGATCGTCACCAACCGCGGCGGGCGCACCTGCCACGCCGCCATCGTCGCGCGCGAACTCGGCATTCCTGCCGTCGTCGGCGCGGGCGACGCGACCACGGTGCTCAGGGATGACGAAGCGGTCACGGTCTCGTGCGCCGAGGGCGACACCGGGTTCGTCTACGCGGGCAGGTTGCCGTTCGAGGTCGAGACGCTGGCGAGCGAGTCGCTGCCCACGCCGCCGGTCAAGCTCATGATGAACGTCGGCAACCCCGAGCGCGCCTTCGAGTTCGCGCAGATCCCGAATCACGGCGTCGGCCTCGCACGGCTCGAATTCATCATTGCGCGCATGATCGGCGTCCATCCGCTGGCCTTGCTCGACCATGCCGGGCAGCCGCAGGGCGTGCGCGACGAGATCGCTGCGCGCGCCGCAGGCTACGCGGACCCGGTCGCGTTCTACGTCGACAAGCTCGCCGAAGGCATCGCGACGCTCGCCGCCGCCTTCTGGCCGCAGCCCGTGATCGTGCGCCTCTCGGACTTCAAGTCCAACGAATACGCCAATCTGGTCGGCGGCGAGCGCTACGAGCCGAAGGAGGAGAACCCGATGCTGGGCCTGCGCGGCGCGGCGCGCTACGTCTCGACATTGTTCCGCCCGGCGTTCGAGCTCGAGTGCCGCGCGCTGAAAAAGGTCCGCGAGACGCTCGGTCTCGGCAACGTCGAGGTCATGATCCCGTTCGTGCGCACGGTCGAGGAATGCGCCGCCGTCGTCGCGCTGCTCGCCGCGAACGGCCTCAGGCGGGGCGAACACGGCCTGCGTCTGATCATGATGTGCGAGATCCCGTCCAACGTGCTGCTCGCCGACGATTTTCTGCGTCACGTCGACGGTTTCTCGATCGGCAGCAACGACCTGACCCAGCTGACGCTCGGCATCGACCGCGACTCGGGCCTCGTCGCGGAAGGCTTCGACGAGCGCAACCCGGCGGTCAGGAAGCTGCTCGCCGAGGGGATCGCGGCGTGTCGGCGCAACGGCAAATACATCGGCATCTGCGGGCAGGGGCCGAGCGACCACCCCGACCTCGCGCAATGGCTCGTCGAACAGGGGATCGGGTCGATTTCGCTTAATCCCGACACGGTCGTCGCGACCTGGAAACGGCTCGCGCACGGCTGA
- a CDS encoding CTP synthase translates to MTKYVFVTGGVVSSLGKGIASASLAALLESRGLRVTLLKLDPYINVDPGTMSPFQHGEVFVTDDGAETDLDLGHYERFSSARMSKRNNFTTGQIYKSVIDKERRGDYLGGTVQVIPHITDEIKLSIREGAKGADVALVEIGGTVGDIESLPFLEAIRQMGFEDGPANTCFIHLTLLPYIPTAGELKTKPTQHSVKELREIGIQPDILLCRADREIPLDERRKIALFTNVRPEAVIEVLDADSIYKIPAMLHEQMLDEIVCHKLNILARAADLSVWKRLVDALEHPEHTVNIAFVGKYVDLTESYKSLSEAMIHAGMHTKSRVKIHYVDSEQIEKSGVDCLRGMDAILVPGGFGKRGVEGKIAAIRYARENRVPYLGICLGMQLAVVEFARDVAGMADAQSTEFDPTTNHPVIGLITEWLDRTGQVEKRSEQSDLGGTMRLGGQPCTLKNGTLAREIYGADSIVERHRHRYEVNNTLLSELEAKGLVVAGRAPGTELCEMVELPPAVHPWFVGCQFHPEFTSNPRNGHPLFISFVRAALAHQQKDSA, encoded by the coding sequence ATGACGAAGTATGTGTTTGTCACCGGTGGGGTGGTTTCTTCCCTCGGGAAAGGGATCGCCTCCGCTTCACTCGCTGCGCTGCTCGAATCGCGCGGCCTCCGTGTCACCCTGTTAAAGCTCGATCCCTACATCAACGTGGATCCGGGCACGATGAGCCCGTTCCAGCACGGCGAAGTGTTCGTGACCGACGACGGCGCCGAGACCGACCTCGACCTCGGTCACTACGAGCGCTTCTCGAGCGCGCGCATGAGCAAGCGCAACAACTTCACGACCGGACAGATCTACAAGTCGGTGATCGACAAGGAGCGCCGCGGCGACTACCTCGGCGGCACCGTGCAGGTCATTCCGCACATCACCGACGAGATCAAGCTCTCGATCCGCGAGGGCGCGAAGGGTGCCGACGTCGCGCTGGTCGAGATCGGCGGCACGGTCGGCGACATCGAGTCGCTGCCGTTTCTCGAAGCGATCCGCCAGATGGGTTTCGAGGACGGCCCGGCGAATACCTGCTTCATCCATCTGACGCTCTTGCCCTATATCCCGACTGCCGGCGAGCTGAAGACCAAGCCGACCCAGCACTCGGTCAAGGAGTTGCGCGAGATCGGCATCCAGCCCGACATCCTGCTGTGCCGCGCCGACCGCGAGATTCCGCTCGACGAGCGGCGCAAGATCGCGCTCTTCACCAACGTGCGCCCCGAGGCCGTGATCGAGGTGCTCGACGCCGATTCGATCTACAAGATTCCGGCCATGCTGCACGAGCAGATGCTCGACGAGATCGTCTGCCACAAGCTCAACATCCTCGCGCGCGCCGCCGACCTTTCGGTATGGAAGAGGCTCGTCGACGCACTCGAGCATCCCGAGCATACGGTCAACATCGCCTTCGTCGGCAAGTACGTCGACCTGACCGAATCCTACAAGTCGCTGTCCGAAGCGATGATCCATGCCGGCATGCACACCAAAAGCCGCGTCAAGATCCATTACGTCGACTCCGAGCAGATCGAGAAATCCGGCGTCGACTGTCTGCGCGGCATGGACGCGATCCTCGTGCCCGGCGGCTTCGGCAAGCGCGGCGTCGAGGGCAAGATCGCGGCGATCCGCTACGCGCGCGAAAATCGCGTGCCGTATCTGGGCATCTGCCTCGGCATGCAGCTCGCCGTGGTCGAGTTCGCGCGCGACGTCGCCGGCATGGCCGACGCGCAGTCGACCGAATTCGATCCGACTACGAACCATCCCGTGATCGGTCTCATCACCGAATGGCTCGACCGCACGGGTCAGGTCGAAAAGCGCAGCGAGCAATCCGACCTCGGCGGCACGATGCGCCTGGGCGGCCAGCCGTGCACGCTCAAGAACGGCACGCTGGCCCGCGAGATCTATGGCGCCGACAGCATCGTCGAGCGGCATCGCCATCGCTACGAGGTCAACAACACGCTACTGAGCGAACTCGAGGCCAAGGGTCTCGTCGTCGCGGGACGCGCGCCGGGTACCGAGCTGTGCGAAATGGTCGAGCTGCCGCCGGCCGTCCACCCCTGGTTCGTCGGCTGCCAGTTCCATCCGGAATTCACCAGCAACCCGCGCAACGGACACCCGCTGTTCATCTCGTTCGTGAGAGCCGCGCTGGCGCATCAGCAAAAGGACTCCGCATGA
- the kdsA gene encoding 3-deoxy-8-phosphooctulonate synthase — protein sequence MKLCHFEAGLDQPLFLISGPCVIESEQLAMDTAGQLKEMCAGLGIPFIYKSSFDKANRSSTKSFRGLGLEEGLRILADVKAKIGVPVLTDVHEDTPLDEVAAVVDVLQTPAFLCRQTNFIQNVARAGRPVNIKKGQFLAPWDMQNVVDKAREVGNDQIMVCERGVSFGYNTLVSDMRGLAIMRGTGCPVVFDATHSVQQPGGQGATSGGQREFVPVLARAAVASGVAGVFAETHPDPACALSDGPNAWPLGMMRELLETLKEIDALVKQRGFIEHKLMKA from the coding sequence ATGAAGCTGTGTCATTTCGAGGCGGGCCTCGACCAGCCGCTGTTCCTGATCTCGGGCCCTTGCGTGATCGAATCCGAGCAGCTCGCGATGGACACCGCCGGCCAGCTGAAGGAAATGTGCGCCGGGCTCGGCATTCCGTTCATCTACAAATCGTCGTTCGACAAGGCCAATCGCTCGTCGACGAAGTCTTTTCGCGGCCTCGGCCTGGAAGAAGGGCTGCGCATCCTGGCGGACGTGAAGGCGAAGATCGGCGTGCCCGTGCTGACCGACGTGCACGAGGACACGCCGCTCGACGAGGTGGCGGCCGTGGTCGACGTGCTGCAGACCCCGGCCTTCCTGTGCCGGCAGACGAATTTCATTCAGAACGTCGCCCGCGCGGGGCGTCCCGTCAACATCAAGAAGGGCCAGTTCCTCGCGCCGTGGGACATGCAGAACGTCGTCGACAAGGCGCGCGAGGTCGGCAACGACCAGATCATGGTGTGCGAGCGCGGCGTCTCCTTCGGCTATAACACGCTGGTGTCCGACATGCGCGGCCTCGCGATCATGCGCGGCACGGGGTGCCCGGTGGTGTTCGACGCGACGCATTCGGTGCAGCAGCCGGGCGGCCAGGGCGCGACGAGCGGCGGGCAGCGCGAGTTCGTTCCGGTGCTCGCGCGCGCGGCGGTCGCGAGCGGCGTTGCCGGGGTGTTCGCCGAGACGCATCCGGACCCGGCGTGCGCCCTGTCCGACGGCCCGAACGCGTGGCCGCTCGGCATGATGCGCGAACTGCTGGAAACCTTGAAGGAAATCGACGCGCTGGTGAAACAGCGCGGGTTTATTGAACACAAGCTGATGAAGGCTTGA
- the eno gene encoding phosphopyruvate hydratase, translating to MSAIIDVIAREILDSRGNPTVEADVLLESGVIGRAAVPSGASTGSREAIELRDGDKSRYLGKGVLKAVEHVNTEICEAIIGLDVEDQAFIDQTMIELDGTENKSRLGANALLAVSMACARAAAEQAGLPLYRYLGGAAPMQLPVPMMNIINGGAHANNNIDMQEFMVIPVGAPSFREALRYGAEVFHALKKLLDDAGMTTTVGDEGGFAPNLESHEAALKLIVQAIEKAGLQPGIDVAIGVDCASSEFYKDGLYHIDSENLKLTSAAFTDYLAAWCDKYPIISIEDGMAEGDWDGWKILTDRLGRRVQLVGDDLFVTNAKILKEGIEKDIANSILIKVNQIGTLSETFQAIEMAKQAGYTSVISHRSGETEDTTIADLAVATNARQIKTGSLSRSDRMAKYNQLLRIEEELGDTASYPGRDAFRQRG from the coding sequence TTGAGCGCCATTATCGATGTCATCGCCCGGGAAATTCTCGACTCCCGCGGCAACCCCACTGTTGAAGCCGACGTGCTGCTCGAGTCCGGCGTGATCGGGCGCGCCGCCGTGCCCTCGGGCGCGTCGACCGGCTCGCGCGAGGCGATCGAACTGCGCGACGGCGACAAGTCGCGCTACCTCGGCAAGGGCGTGTTGAAGGCGGTCGAGCACGTCAACACCGAAATCTGCGAGGCGATCATCGGCCTTGATGTCGAAGACCAGGCCTTCATCGACCAGACCATGATCGAACTCGACGGCACCGAGAACAAATCGCGTCTCGGCGCCAACGCGCTGCTCGCGGTATCGATGGCGTGCGCGCGCGCCGCCGCCGAGCAGGCGGGCCTGCCGCTGTACCGCTATCTGGGCGGCGCCGCACCGATGCAACTCCCGGTGCCGATGATGAACATCATCAACGGCGGCGCCCACGCCAACAACAACATCGACATGCAGGAATTCATGGTGATTCCGGTCGGCGCGCCGAGCTTCCGCGAGGCCTTGCGCTACGGTGCCGAAGTCTTCCACGCGCTGAAGAAGCTCCTGGACGACGCGGGTATGACGACGACGGTCGGCGATGAGGGCGGGTTCGCTCCCAACCTCGAGTCGCACGAGGCCGCACTAAAGCTGATCGTGCAGGCCATCGAGAAAGCCGGGCTGCAGCCCGGCATCGACGTCGCGATCGGCGTCGACTGTGCGAGCTCGGAGTTCTACAAGGACGGCCTCTATCACATCGATTCCGAAAACCTCAAGCTCACGTCGGCCGCGTTCACCGACTATCTCGCCGCCTGGTGCGACAAGTACCCGATCATCAGCATCGAGGACGGCATGGCCGAGGGCGACTGGGACGGCTGGAAGATCCTGACCGACCGGCTCGGCCGACGCGTGCAGTTGGTCGGCGACGATCTTTTCGTCACCAACGCGAAAATTCTCAAGGAAGGCATCGAAAAGGACATCGCCAACTCGATCCTGATCAAGGTCAACCAGATCGGCACCTTGTCCGAGACTTTCCAGGCGATCGAGATGGCCAAGCAGGCGGGCTACACCTCGGTGATCTCCCATCGTTCGGGCGAGACCGAGGACACGACGATCGCCGATCTCGCCGTCGCGACCAATGCGCGCCAGATCAAGACCGGCTCGCTGTCGCGCTCCGACCGCATGGCCAAATACAACCAGCTGCTGCGCATCGAAGAAGAACTCGGCGACACGGCAAGCTACCCCGGCCGCGATGCTTTCCGCCAGCGCGGCTAA
- the ftsB gene encoding cell division protein FtsB produces the protein MLSASAANRIARIRRRSLTWGLAGAVVLLQYPLWLGEGGWLKVREQAHRIESQHALNLRLQSRNAGLQAELGDLKQGRDAVEERARSELGMIAPDEWFVRIVPTHSVRSGKTHE, from the coding sequence ATGCTTTCCGCCAGCGCGGCTAACCGGATTGCACGCATTCGAAGACGCAGCCTCACCTGGGGCCTGGCGGGCGCTGTCGTGTTGCTGCAATACCCGCTGTGGCTCGGCGAGGGCGGCTGGTTGAAAGTCCGCGAGCAGGCGCACAGGATCGAGTCGCAGCATGCGCTGAACCTGCGCCTGCAGAGCCGCAACGCCGGGCTGCAGGCCGAACTGGGCGACCTCAAGCAGGGGCGCGACGCGGTCGAGGAACGCGCGCGCAGCGAGCTCGGCATGATCGCGCCCGACGAATGGTTCGTTCGCATCGTGCCTACCCACTCCGTACGGTCGGGAAAAACGCATGAGTGA
- a CDS encoding cell division protein ZipA C-terminal FtsZ-binding domain-containing protein — protein sequence MSDLQIGLLVIGAAVVIGVLLFNWLQERRFRKQIGAAFQAPVADPLMQPAAAPHESQERIEPALREPVFDAAEEAVVVHIQRPVEPSAAAALHPDRAEAAFRDVTATAAPSPVTHAAPAPYDELIEYRVRVAADGVAAAAFVDAFNKTRTLGKPVRWLGLPTGAAAWEDMQPWRDVRYQEIVVTLQLADRNGAAQEDQLLALCELVKAAAQSHNLRVACDDLGEALERAQAIDRFCVDVDVLIGLNVVARGEGAVNLARIVRQAESSGMVLGEDGVFQLLDSRGEPLYALCNHDAEPFGGEPVEGRNSQGVTLQFDVPRVPDGLKVFDGMVAFGRRLANEVGGVLVDDNLRPLTDSGIEKIRSQLTEIYARMEARGVPSGSRRSLRLFS from the coding sequence ATGAGTGATCTGCAAATCGGCTTGTTGGTGATCGGTGCCGCCGTCGTCATCGGCGTGCTGCTGTTCAACTGGCTGCAGGAACGCCGCTTCCGCAAGCAGATCGGCGCCGCTTTCCAGGCGCCGGTCGCCGACCCTCTGATGCAGCCGGCCGCCGCGCCGCACGAGTCCCAGGAGCGAATCGAGCCCGCGCTACGTGAGCCGGTCTTCGACGCCGCCGAGGAGGCCGTCGTGGTTCACATTCAGCGCCCGGTCGAACCCTCCGCGGCCGCCGCGCTGCATCCGGATCGTGCCGAGGCCGCCTTCCGCGACGTCACGGCGACGGCCGCGCCGTCGCCGGTGACCCACGCTGCCCCCGCGCCGTACGACGAACTGATCGAATACCGGGTCCGCGTTGCGGCGGACGGTGTCGCCGCGGCTGCCTTCGTCGACGCATTCAACAAGACGCGCACGCTCGGCAAGCCCGTGCGCTGGCTGGGCCTGCCGACCGGCGCGGCGGCGTGGGAAGACATGCAGCCCTGGCGTGACGTGCGCTACCAGGAGATCGTCGTCACGCTCCAGCTCGCCGACCGCAACGGCGCCGCGCAGGAAGACCAGTTGCTCGCGCTGTGCGAGCTCGTCAAGGCCGCGGCGCAGAGCCACAATCTGCGCGTCGCCTGCGACGACCTCGGCGAGGCGCTCGAGCGTGCGCAGGCGATCGACCGTTTCTGCGTCGATGTCGACGTCCTGATCGGTCTGAACGTCGTCGCGCGCGGCGAGGGCGCCGTCAACCTCGCCCGCATCGTGCGGCAGGCCGAGTCGAGTGGGATGGTGCTCGGCGAGGATGGCGTGTTCCAGTTGCTCGACAGTCGCGGCGAGCCACTCTACGCGCTGTGCAATCACGACGCCGAACCCTTCGGCGGCGAGCCCGTCGAGGGGCGCAATTCGCAGGGCGTCACCTTGCAATTCGACGTCCCGCGCGTGCCCGACGGCCTCAAGGTCTTCGACGGCATGGTCGCCTTCGGCCGCAGGCTCGCCAACGAGGTCGGCGGTGTTCTCGTCGACGACAACCTGCGTCCGCTGACCGACAGCGGTATCGAAAAAATCCGCAGCCAGCTCACCGAGATTTACGCGCGCATGGAGGCGCGCGGCGTCCCTTCCGGGTCCCGGCGTTCGCTGCGTCTGTTCTCCTGA
- the ligA gene encoding NAD-dependent DNA ligase LigA yields the protein MADRDVQARAAALRREIERHNYAYYVLDAPTIPDAEYDRLYHELEALEAAHPELVAADSPTRRVGGQPLAGFKPVRHAVPMLSIRTETDTTAAGARAFDVRVRKELGLAPADPPVEYAAELKFDGLAINLRYEAGVLVAAATRGDGETGEDVTQNVRTVRTIPLRLHGDAPPAVLEVRGEVFMRRDDFERYNAQQRAAGKPTLVNPRNGAAGSIRQLDPAIAGQRPLSFYAYGLGEVVGWPDAPATHGATLDALQGLGVPVSAERCVCNGVDDLIAFHDDIAARRDQLPFDIDGVVYKVNAFALQRELGFLTREPRWAVAHKYPAQEQLTTVLGIGVHVGRTGALTPVARLAPVFVGGVTVTNATLHNQDEIDRKDTRVGDTVIVRRAGDVIPEIVATVLERRPQPEPPRFNILQSYPVCPECGSHVVRLEGEAVARCTGGLYCPAQRKQALLHFASRRAMDIDGVGEKLVDQLVSRELVRTPADLYRLPLETLAGLERMAEKSARNLIQAIETSKSTTLARFIYALGIRNVGETTARDLARHFGALDALLGANETALLGVRDVGPIVAQSIAQFFAEPHNLEVVGKLRALGVHWPETTGMQQSGGILSGKTLVLTGTLPALTRDQAKERIESAGGKVAGSVSKKTDYVVAGEEAGSKLAKARELGVTILDEEELLALLGSNKKNG from the coding sequence ATGGCCGACCGCGATGTGCAGGCGCGCGCCGCCGCGCTGCGCCGCGAGATCGAGCGCCACAACTACGCCTACTATGTCCTCGACGCGCCGACCATTCCCGACGCCGAGTACGACCGGCTCTACCATGAACTCGAAGCGCTCGAAGCGGCGCATCCCGAGCTTGTCGCCGCCGACTCGCCGACGCGCCGCGTCGGCGGCCAGCCGCTGGCCGGCTTCAAGCCGGTGCGGCACGCGGTGCCGATGCTGTCGATCCGTACCGAGACCGACACCACGGCTGCCGGGGCGCGTGCCTTCGACGTGCGGGTGCGCAAGGAACTCGGCCTCGCGCCTGCCGACCCGCCCGTCGAATACGCCGCAGAACTGAAATTCGACGGCCTCGCCATCAACCTGCGCTACGAGGCGGGCGTGCTCGTCGCGGCCGCGACGCGCGGCGACGGCGAAACCGGCGAGGACGTCACGCAGAACGTGCGCACGGTGCGCACGATTCCCCTGCGCCTGCACGGCGACGCACCGCCTGCGGTACTCGAGGTGCGCGGCGAGGTTTTCATGCGCCGCGACGACTTCGAACGCTATAACGCGCAGCAGCGCGCCGCCGGCAAGCCGACGCTCGTCAACCCCAGGAACGGCGCGGCGGGCAGCATCCGTCAACTCGATCCGGCGATCGCGGGTCAGCGGCCGCTGTCCTTCTACGCCTACGGGCTCGGCGAGGTCGTCGGCTGGCCCGATGCCCCGGCGACGCACGGCGCGACGCTCGACGCGCTGCAGGGGCTCGGGGTTCCGGTCAGCGCCGAGCGCTGCGTCTGCAACGGGGTCGACGACCTGATCGCTTTCCACGACGACATCGCCGCGCGTCGAGACCAGTTGCCGTTCGACATTGACGGCGTCGTCTACAAGGTGAACGCGTTCGCCTTGCAGCGCGAACTCGGTTTTCTGACGCGCGAGCCGCGCTGGGCGGTGGCGCACAAGTATCCGGCGCAGGAACAGCTCACCACGGTCCTCGGCATCGGCGTCCACGTCGGCCGCACCGGCGCGCTCACGCCGGTCGCCCGGCTCGCGCCGGTGTTCGTCGGCGGGGTCACGGTCACCAACGCGACGCTGCACAACCAGGACGAAATCGACCGCAAGGACACGCGCGTCGGCGACACCGTGATCGTGCGCCGCGCGGGCGACGTCATCCCCGAAATCGTCGCGACCGTGCTCGAGCGCCGGCCGCAGCCCGAGCCGCCTCGCTTCAACATCCTGCAGAGCTATCCGGTCTGCCCCGAGTGCGGCTCGCACGTCGTCCGGCTCGAGGGCGAAGCCGTCGCGCGCTGCACCGGCGGCCTCTACTGCCCGGCCCAGCGCAAGCAGGCGCTGCTGCATTTCGCCAGCCGGCGGGCGATGGACATCGACGGCGTCGGCGAGAAGCTCGTCGACCAGCTCGTCTCCCGCGAACTCGTGCGCACGCCGGCCGATCTCTACCGGCTCCCGCTCGAGACGCTCGCCGGGCTCGAGCGCATGGCCGAGAAATCGGCGCGCAACCTGATCCAAGCGATCGAGACGAGCAAGTCGACGACGCTCGCGCGCTTCATCTACGCGCTCGGCATACGCAACGTCGGCGAAACGACGGCGCGCGACCTCGCGCGCCATTTCGGCGCGCTCGATGCGCTGCTCGGCGCGAACGAGACCGCTCTCCTGGGCGTGCGCGACGTCGGCCCCATCGTCGCGCAGTCGATCGCGCAGTTTTTCGCCGAACCGCACAATCTCGAGGTCGTCGGCAAGCTGCGCGCGCTCGGCGTGCACTGGCCCGAAACAACGGGTATGCAACAATCAGGGGGTATCCTCTCCGGCAAGACCCTCGTATTGACCGGAACGCTGCCGGCGCTGACGCGCGATCAGGCCAAGGAGCGGATCGAGTCGGCCGGCGGCAAGGTGGCCGGCTCGGTGTCGAAGAAGACCGACTACGTCGTCGCCGGCGAGGAAGCAGGCAGCAAGCTCGCGAAGGCCCGGGAACTCGGCGTCACGATCCTCGACGAAGAGGAGCTGTTGGCGCTGCTCGGATCGAATAAAAAGAACGGATAG